The Mannheimia granulomatis sequence CCCTGTTGTGGATAGTTTTGAGTGGATTGAGCGTTTAATTTCAGCTGGCGTGAAAACCTTGCAAATTCGCGTGAAAAATCGACCGCTTGCAGAGATTGAAAATGAAATCGCCCAAAGTGTTGCCCTTGCCAAAAAGCATAATGTACGTTTGTTTGTGAATGATTACTGGCAATTAGCCTTGAAATATCAAGCTTATGGTGTGCATTTAGGACAGGAAGATTTGGCCGCGGCGGATCTCAATGCTATCCAACAAGCTGGCTTGCGTTTAGGTGTTTCTACCCATGGTTATTTTGAAATTATGCGAGCCTTAGCGGTTAAACCCTCTTATATCGCTTTTGGCCACGTTTTCCCTACCCAAACCAAACAAATGCCATCTCAACCGCAAGGCTTAATTAATTTAGCGAAGTATGCAGATTTGGTTGCGCCACTCCATATCCCAACGGTTGCTATCGGCGGTATTCAGCAAGCCAATATTGAGCAAGTAATGAAATGTGGCGTAGGCAGCGTAGCGGTGGTGAGTGCGATTACTCAGGATCAGGAGTGGCAACAAGCGGTCAAAAATTTAGAAAAATTTGCAAATGGCGGCAAAAAAGGAGGCAACGATGAGTAGAAGTTTAAGTTCGCTCAACAGCGGCTTGATTTGGGCGGGAGCGGGCATTAGTGCCAGTGCGATTGTGGTCGGCACGTGGATCGCCCCGCTCGGCTGGCAACAAGGTTTACTGGCGATTGTTTTAGGGCATTTACTCGGCGGCATTTTATTTTTTGCTGCAGGTTTTATTGGGGCTAAAACAGGCAAAAACGCCATGCAAACGGTGCAGATTTCTTTTGGTAAAGGCTCGGTATTTTTCTCTCTCGCTAATGTGTTGCAACTGATTGGCTGGACCGCGATTATGATCTACACAGGGGCAGAAATCAGCAACGCTCTAAGCCTTGCCTTGTGGGATTTGTCTGCTTTCAGCCTTTGGGCGTGTGTGCTTGGTGTGTTGATTATTCTTTGGCTTTTTAGCGGTTCTAATCAGGTTGGTAAATTAAAGCTATTTACCTTAATTGCAATGTTTGTGCTGACATTATGGCTTAGTCTAAAAGTGTTAAACGGACAGAATCAGATTGCGGCTTCAGGTAATATGCCCTTTAGTACTGCTGTTGAGCTCGCAACCATTATGCCGCTTTCTTGGCTGCCACTGGTTTCCGACTATACCTCTAAAGCGAAAAAACCGCTTGCGGCAACACTTTCGGCAAGTATTGGTTATCTAATTACCAGTGCATGGATGTATGCGTTAGGGCTGGGAATGGTACTGTTTACTGGGCAAAGCGAAATTGCCCCGATGCTCCTGCTAACAGGCATGAGCTTGGTCGGCATTATAGTAATGATTTTGTCTACTGTTACCACGACTTTCTTAGATGCTTATTCCGCAGGAGTGAGTGCAAGTAATATCAGCACTAAATTAAAAGAAACCCCGACAGCTATTGCTGTTACCTTGATTGGTACGGTGTTAGCCTTAAGCTTGCCGGTGACCCAATATGAAAACTTTTTACTACTAATCGGCTCTGTATTCGCGC is a genomic window containing:
- the cytX gene encoding putative hydroxymethylpyrimidine transporter CytX, yielding MSRSLSSLNSGLIWAGAGISASAIVVGTWIAPLGWQQGLLAIVLGHLLGGILFFAAGFIGAKTGKNAMQTVQISFGKGSVFFSLANVLQLIGWTAIMIYTGAEISNALSLALWDLSAFSLWACVLGVLIILWLFSGSNQVGKLKLFTLIAMFVLTLWLSLKVLNGQNQIAASGNMPFSTAVELATIMPLSWLPLVSDYTSKAKKPLAATLSASIGYLITSAWMYALGLGMVLFTGQSEIAPMLLLTGMSLVGIIVMILSTVTTTFLDAYSAGVSASNISTKLKETPTAIAVTLIGTVLALSLPVTQYENFLLLIGSVFAPMIAVQIADFFVLRRTESQQNMDWLAFGLWFIGFMLYHGLSYSNVHLPLGLTIPVMLVIFVTTVIVRKVTK